tggtgtgtgtgtgggtgtgtggggtgtgggtgtgggtgtggggtgtgtgtgtgggtgggtgtgggtgtgtgtgtgggtgtggggtgtgggtgtggggggtAGGGGTGTGGGGGTAGTGATGTGagggtgtgagggtgtgtgtgtgggtgtggggtgtgggtgtgggggtaGTGATGTGAGGGTGTGGGTGAAGCCGGTGTGAGTACGGGGCAGTGCCGGGAATGCTGGGTGCGTTTACCTGCTCGTACTTCTCCAGCTCGGTGTGGTAGATCTGTCGGATCTGGGTGAGCTTGGCCCGGTAGTCCGAGTGCTCCGCCGAGGTGTCGGTACCCCCTCCCCCGGAGACGGCAGCGGCGGCGGCAGCTGCTGCGGCAGCGGCTGCGGAGGCTGAGCCCCCTCCTTTCTCAGGCCCCGCGACCCCCTCTGCCAGTAGCATGTTGTCCAGCCGTACCAGCTGCGGGTCCGCGGGCTCCTCTTCCTGGGCCCCTCGGATGCTCAGCACTGCAAAGACAGGAGGACAGCGGCCGGTTAGAACACGCTGGACAATCACCCCGGGGACTCCGAAACTCCATAACCTGAGCCCGAGTGCCGTCAATgcgcagacagaggccattcggcctagcCGAGTCAATGACGGCTCTCTGTACAGAACCATAgaaccctacagtgcagaaaggtgCCTAGCGAGTCTCGCAATCCAGTCTCTCCCGCTCCCCTCACTGCCCTTCAACTTTATTTCCCCCAGCTCCTGAGAAGGCAACTGGCCCAACTGACCATCATATGGACCCTGCCCACTGAGGTCAGCCAgtgtatgagttccctgattggggctgttaaccagctccaatcagggagccctggctgacagagacaaacaggagggtcagaggttctgctcactctgagagctggctctgaacgAGGCAGTACCAAGGTCAAGGATTCCCCACAggggaaataaagggtgactcaatgatgggataccagcctcttttGGAGTGGTTTCAGGCCAGGCTGAGGGTTTATCTTTAAGCAGGCCTTAGCCTCGAAGGGGTGAGTCCTTCACATTCCGTGAGGAGGGGATGGTAGATGGTAGATGAAATGGGAAACgggctggggggtggggtggtgggttaGTCCATTTGCTCCTCTCTTCACCCCCCTACCCCTGTCTTCTCAACAGGGAACACCGCAAGCTGAACCAATTAGTGGCCTGGCAGGGGGGAAGGTGGTCACACAGGGCCACGGGGATAGGGAGGTAGGGCAGGATGTCAGGCAAGAATTGGAGGCGGTTCAAAGTCCCCACACCTCTCCGTCTCCTCATCTGTCCTCAAAACAGTAAATGAATACAGACAAGCGAACGTTAATGGGAGGGGatagcctagtggtgttatcattgTTTAATCTTATTACCAAGGTGATGTCCTGGGGTTATCGGCTTGCATCCCGCCACCGCGTATGGTGGAATTTGGacgcaatttttttttaagttacggAA
This region of Chiloscyllium plagiosum isolate BGI_BamShark_2017 unplaced genomic scaffold, ASM401019v2 scaf_12593, whole genome shotgun sequence genomic DNA includes:
- the LOC122546919 gene encoding pre-B-cell leukemia transcription factor 1-like, which codes for MASVCALTALGLRLWSFGVPGVIVQRVLTGRCPPVFAVLSIRGAQEEEPADPQLVRLDNMLLAEGVAGPEKGGGSASAAAAAAAAAAAAVSGGGGTDTSAEHSDYRAKLTQIRQIYHTELEKYEQVNAPSIPGTAPYSHRLHPHPH